A window of Rhododendron vialii isolate Sample 1 chromosome 11a, ASM3025357v1 contains these coding sequences:
- the LOC131307301 gene encoding proteasome subunit beta type-3-A-like yields MLDRVAIGARFTRPGPLTFALASSWKLESPPSQHSANTALRFAYSSLSSSSKFQQSPPMSIFEYNGSAVVAMVGKNCFAIASDRRLGVQLQTIATDFQKIYKVHDKLFIGLSGLATDAQTLYQRLVFRHKLYELREERNMKPETFASLVSALLYEKRFGPYFCQPVIAGLGDENKPFICTMDSIGAKELAKDFVVSGTASESLYGACEAMFKPDMEPEELFETISQALLSSVDRDCLSGWGGHVYVVTPTEVTERILKGRMD; encoded by the exons ATGTTGGACCGGGTTGCCATAGGCGCGCGGTTCACAAGACCCGGCCCGCTTACTTTTGCTTTGGCCTCCTCTTGGAAATTGGAGTCTCCTCCAAGCCAACACTCAGCAAATACAGCTCTCCGTTTCGCGTACTCATCTCTCTCATCCAGTTCCAAGTTTCAACAATCTCCTCCAATGTCG ATCTTCGAGTACAACGGAAGTGCCGTAGTAGCGATGGTGGGCAAGAATTGCTTCGCCATTGCCAGCGATCGTCGACTTGGCGTCCAGCTTCAGACAATCGCCACTGATTTTCAGAAGATTTACAAAGTCCATGATAAGCTATTCATCGGCCTCTCGGGGCTCGCCACTGACGCTCAGACTCT GTACCAGCGGCTGGTGTTTCGACACAAACTGTATGAGCTTCGAGAAGAGAGGAACATGAAGCCTGAAACCTTTGCTAGCCTTGTCTCTGCCCTTCTTTACGAGAAAAG GTTTGGTCCATATTTCTGCCAGCCTGTGATTGCCGGATTGGGAGATGAAAACAAACCCTTCATTTGCACAATGGATTCAATTGGAGCCAA GGAGCTTGCAAAAGACTTCGTTGTTTCGGGGACAGCCTCGGAATCTCTCTATGGTGCCTGCGAGGCAATGTTCAAGCCTGACATG GAACCTGAAGAGTTGTTTGAGACTATCTCTCAAGCATTGCTATCATCAGTAGATCGTGACTGTCTGAGTGGTTGGGGAGGACACGTCTATGTTGT CACACCAACAGAAGTAACAGAGAGGATTCTGAAGGGGAGGATGGATTGA
- the LOC131307300 gene encoding N-glycosylase/DNA lyase OGG1 — MQSLNKTLPVMKRYRSTPNLTAAAAPPTPSTPPPPQTLRPTPKPQSISSKKPRNILSHLTHPKPIPTHQQNPQSPKWVPLNLSKSELSLPLTFPTGQTFRWKQTDHHNHIQYTGVVGSHLVSLKQLEDGDVAYSFHHTANEAGARLALLDFLNAGICLADMWEGFSASDPRFAELARRLGGARVLRQDPLECLVQFLCSSNNNIGRITRMVDFISSLGNYLGTVGGLDFHEFPSLDRLSQVSEEELREAGFGYRAKYIIGTVDALQSKPGGGAEWLASLREIDLQKAIDALSTLPGVGPKVAACIALFSLDQHQAIPVDTHVWQIATRYLIPELAGTRLTPKLCSRVADAFVSKYGKYAGWAQTLLFIAELPSQKTLLLSDSCISRCQNPVKQKGRRSSGPTDGDSAQNLGIEEQEADEKL, encoded by the exons ATGCAATCACTGAACAAAACACTACCAGTAATGAAGAGATACAGATCCACTCCAAACCTCACCGCCGCCGCAGCACCGCCCACTCCTTCAACTCCTCCACCCCCACAAACCCTCCGCCCCACCCCCAAACCCCAATCAATCTCATCCAAAAAACCCAGAAACATCCTCTCTCACCTCACCCACCCCAAACCAATCCCAACCCACCAACAAAACCCCCAAAGCCCCAAATGGGTACCCCTCAACTTGTCCAAATCGGAACTCTCGCTGCCCCTCACCTTCCCCACCGGCCAGACCTTCAGGTGGAAACAAACCGACCACCATAACCACATTCAGTACACAGGCGTTGTTGGGTCCCACTTGGTTTCCCTGAAGCAGCTTGAAGACGGCGACGTTGCGTATTCCTTTCATCACACTGCAAACGAGGCCGGTGCTAGGCTGGCTCTGTTGGATTTTTTGAATGCCGGTATTTGTTTGGCTGATATGTGGGAGGGGTTCTCGGCTTCTGACCCGAGGTTTGCCGAGTTGGCGCGGCGTTTGGGTGGTGCCCGGGTGCTCAGGCAGGACCCACTGGAGTGCCTGGTTCAGTTTCTTTGTTCGTCTAACAATAATATCGGGAGGATCACCCGAATGGTGGATTTTATTTCGTCTTTAGGGAATTATTTGGGGACAGTTGGGGGTTTGGATTTCCACGAATTCCCGTCTTTGGATCGGTTGTCGCAGGTTTCGGAGGAAGAGCTCAGGGAGGCGGGGTTCGGTTACAG GGCAAAATACATAATTGGCACTGTAGATGCTCTGCAATCAAAACCAGGTGGAGGTGCAGAGTGGCTTGCTTCTCTTCGAGAGATTGATCTCCAAAAGGCTATTGATGCTCTCTCCACTCTGCCTGGTGTTGGTCCCAAGGTGGCAGCATGTATTGCTCTCTTCTCTCTAGATCAGCATCAAGCCATTCCTGTTGATACTCATGTGTGGCAG ATAGCAACTAGGTACCTCATCCCCGAGCTAGCAGGGACCCGCCTAACTCCTAAACTCTGCAGTCGCGTGGCAGATGCATTTGTGAGCAAATATGGTAAATATGCTGGGTGGGCCCAGACTCTACTTTTCATTGCCGAGTTACCATCACAAAAGACACTTCTACTATCAGATTCCTGTATTAGCAGGTGCCAAAATCCTGTTAAGCAGAAAGGCAGACGATCCAGTG GACCTACAGATGGAGATAGTGCCCAGAATCTTGGAATAGAAGAGCAAGAGGCTGATGAAAAGTTATGA
- the LOC131307298 gene encoding NAC domain-containing protein 2-like, producing the protein MSSDLQLPPGFRFHPTDDELVTHYLCRKCASQPIAVPIITEIDLYKYDPWDLPGLALYGEKEWYFFSPRDRKYPNGSRPNRAAGRGYWKATGADKPIGVPKPVGIKKALVFYAGKAPKGEKTNWIMHEYRLADVDRSARKKSNNLRLDDWVLCRIYNKKGSIEKQNAAAVGQGLTGSPEAFEQKPVIQPHGGSALPPAPQSAAAGMFNELAYLDTSDSVPRLHTDSSCSEHVLSPEFACEREVQSEPTKMIEWERGLDFPFNYVDATMDSTFTSPLQDMFMYLQKPF; encoded by the exons atgtcgTCGGACTTGCAATTGCCCCCGGGTTTCAGGTTCCACCCGACGGACGACGAGCTCGTCACGCACTACCTCTGCCGGAAATGCGCGTCGCAGCCGATTGCCGTCCCCATCATTACTGAGATTGATCTCTACAAGTATGACCCTTGGGACCTTCCGg GTTTGGCCTTGTACGGGGAGAAGGAGTGGTACTTCTTTTCACCTAGGGACAGGAAATACCCCAACGGTTCGAGGCCGAACCGTGCAGCGGGTAGGGGGTATTGGAAGGCGACCGGGGCGGACAAGCCCATCGGGGTTCCGAAGCCCGTCGGGATTAAGAAGGCCCTGGTGTTTTACGCCGGAAAAGCACCCAAGGGAGAGAAAACCAATTGGATCATGCACGAGTATAGGCTGGCAGATGTGGACCGATCAGCCCGTAAGAAGAGCAACAATTTGAGG CTTGATGATTGGGTCTTGTGCCGCATATACAACAAGAAAGGCAGTATCGAGAAGCAGAACGCCGCCGCCGTCGGCCAGGGCCTGACCGGCTCGCCCGAAGCGTTCGAGCAGAAGCCGGTGATCCAGCCCCACGGCGGCAGCGCGCTCCCGCCGGCGCCGCAGTCCGCGGCGGCGGGGATGTTCAACGAGCTGGCGTACCTGGACACGTCGGACTCGGTGCCGAGGCTGCACACGGACTCGAGCTGCTCGGAGCACGTGTTGTCGCCGGAGTTCGCGTGCGAGCGCGAGGTCCAGAGCGAGCCGACGAAGATGATCGAGTGGGAGCGAGGGCTCGATTTCCCCTTTAATTACGTCGATGCCACTATGGACAGCACCTTCACCTCGCCGTTGCAGGACATGTTCATGTACCTCCAAAAGCCGTTTTGA